Proteins found in one Acidobacteriota bacterium genomic segment:
- a CDS encoding tetratricopeptide repeat protein → MGILSSCSEPPAPLRPVPAPTALDTLDPPVRGAYLQRRSHLDRLLAAETEPAELAQAFGELGMWLHVYRYRNAAEAAYRNAEDLAPDELRWPFYRAHLYLLEGDQAAAGPLLEQLLEEMPEDPVLRVWLGEVRLGQGRHAEAAKLFRTALEMAPDTTRARLGAGKAALASGDAQRAVDILQPLLEAFPEASEIQHSLGLAYRNAGDLDRARQLLAEAGGGGEPLPLSHPLLEEMQALRVSAETYAARGNQALAEGRFPEAVEWLRRAAAIDPGDRDIRINLGQALLRAGRVDDGLTEYDALLQREPGIPLALFGRGLAHSLAGDNAAAIADFRAAAEADPRYLEARLNLAQLLRTEGRLEEALESYQAAIELDSTQRPARLWRTALLAQLGRRDEARRALADDLRLFPDDPELATLESRLILSNPRSTPAQRQQTLEGALAGYRAQPLLVRAETVAMAYAALGDFESAIQWQTAAAEAAAASPFPDAAVWTRERLERYRRQQPLEAPRHPRERPTNIGVRPPAGS, encoded by the coding sequence GGTCCGCGGCGCTTACCTCCAGCGCCGCAGCCACCTCGACCGCCTGCTGGCCGCCGAGACCGAACCCGCGGAGCTCGCCCAAGCCTTCGGGGAGCTGGGAATGTGGCTCCACGTCTACCGCTACCGCAATGCCGCCGAAGCCGCCTATCGCAACGCCGAAGACCTGGCACCGGACGAGCTGCGCTGGCCCTTCTATCGGGCTCATCTCTATCTTCTAGAGGGAGATCAGGCCGCCGCCGGCCCGTTGCTGGAACAACTGCTGGAGGAGATGCCGGAGGATCCGGTGCTCCGAGTCTGGCTGGGCGAGGTGCGGCTGGGCCAAGGCCGCCACGCCGAGGCCGCCAAGCTCTTCCGCACCGCACTGGAAATGGCCCCCGACACAACCCGGGCGCGGCTGGGAGCCGGCAAAGCGGCACTGGCCTCCGGCGACGCCCAGCGGGCCGTGGACATCCTTCAGCCGCTGCTGGAGGCGTTTCCGGAAGCCTCGGAGATTCAACACAGCCTGGGTCTCGCCTACCGCAACGCCGGAGACCTGGACCGGGCCCGCCAGCTTCTCGCCGAGGCCGGCGGCGGTGGCGAACCTCTGCCTCTCTCGCACCCCCTCCTCGAAGAAATGCAAGCCCTTCGGGTCTCCGCGGAGACCTACGCCGCCAGGGGCAACCAGGCGCTAGCGGAAGGCCGCTTCCCGGAGGCAGTGGAATGGCTGCGCCGGGCCGCCGCCATCGATCCCGGCGACCGGGACATCCGCATCAATCTCGGGCAGGCCTTGCTCCGCGCCGGCCGCGTTGACGACGGGCTGACGGAATACGACGCTTTGCTGCAACGGGAACCGGGAATCCCCTTGGCCCTCTTCGGCCGCGGCCTGGCCCACAGCCTCGCCGGCGACAACGCAGCGGCCATCGCCGACTTCCGCGCCGCCGCGGAGGCCGATCCCCGCTATCTGGAAGCTCGTCTGAATCTCGCGCAGCTGCTACGCACCGAAGGCCGGCTGGAAGAGGCGCTGGAAAGCTATCAGGCCGCCATCGAGCTCGATTCCACCCAGCGCCCGGCGCGCCTCTGGCGCACCGCCCTGCTGGCCCAGCTAGGGCGCCGGGACGAAGCCCGCCGAGCCCTGGCAGACGATCTCCGCCTCTTCCCCGACGATCCGGAACTCGCCACCCTGGAGTCTCGGCTGATTCTCTCCAACCCCCGATCAACCCCAGCCCAGCGCCAACAGACTCTCGAAGGGGCCCTCGCCGGCTACCGCGCCCAGCCGCTGCTGGTGCGGGCGGAGACCGTGGCCATGGCCTACGCCGCTCTCGGAGATTTCGAGAGCGCGATCCAATGGCAAACGGCGGCGGCCGAAGCCGCCGCCGCCAGTCCCTTCCCCGACGCCGCCGTCTGGACCCGGGAGCGCCTGGAGCGCTACCGCCGGCAGCAGCCCTTGGAGGCCCCCCGACACCCGCGGGAGCGCCCCACCAATATCGGCGTGCGCCCTCCCGCAGGCTCCTGA
- a CDS encoding DUF4870 domain-containing protein, with amino-acid sequence MASDPYSNDESAFPPPPEAEGGAGTAPGAASEAAAAAAGADSAAGAGSSPGAGQASPPPPPMGTPGGASGGNLSQDERNMALFCHLSTFLGFVIPLGNIIAPLVLWLIKKDSSAFVDHHGREALNFQINVTFWMIVFIILSMLLIGLPFLILLAIADVVLTIVATVKAANGEHYEYPLTLRLVK; translated from the coding sequence ATGGCCTCAGATCCCTACTCCAACGACGAATCCGCCTTTCCTCCTCCCCCCGAAGCCGAGGGTGGTGCCGGTACGGCTCCGGGGGCTGCTTCTGAAGCGGCTGCCGCGGCGGCGGGGGCGGACTCTGCCGCCGGGGCTGGTAGCTCGCCAGGGGCCGGTCAGGCCAGCCCGCCTCCTCCTCCCATGGGCACGCCCGGGGGAGCTTCCGGAGGCAACCTGAGCCAGGACGAACGCAATATGGCGCTCTTCTGCCACCTGTCGACCTTCCTCGGCTTCGTGATCCCGCTGGGCAACATCATCGCGCCGCTGGTCCTGTGGCTGATCAAGAAGGACTCGTCGGCCTTCGTCGATCATCACGGAAGAGAGGCGCTGAACTTCCAGATCAACGTCACCTTCTGGATGATCGTCTTCATCATCCTGTCGATGCTGCTCATCGGTCTGCCGTTCCTGATCCTGCTGGCCATCGCGGATGTCGTTCTGACCATCGTGGCGACGGTGAAGGCAGCCAACGGCGAGCACTATGAGTATCCGCTGACCCTGCGGCTGGTGAAGTAG